In Polyodon spathula isolate WHYD16114869_AA chromosome 23, ASM1765450v1, whole genome shotgun sequence, the DNA window TTGCATTGTGCAATGCAGTCTTTTATTAGTGCTGGTAAATGTTGTCATATAACTGTAGAGCGGTTAGTAGTGAGTCCACGCTCAGTTTTCAAAGGCTGTTACGATGCACTAATCTCAGGTACTGCCAGCATGGTAAGATATATAAGATATATCATGCAATATTGTAATTCATCGAAACACAACGCATTTTTCCACCCCTACGGATTTGAAGATGCATTCTGAAGTTTGCAATagtaatgttattatattaacatttatCAGAGACACATGTCTATAGGAAATGGCGTGTGACATCAGTAGCACACTCTTTTATGAGTATAGCTAACCTGCATTTAAAGGGGTCCACACCACAGCACCTTATATAATTGGTTATGTGCTTTATTGTTAAGCTCCGTAAAATAACTGTTTCTGGAATTAAGTGTTGACTAAGCTgttgattgttgttgttttattttttttttcagaccccATTGATTATTTATCTCTTTCACTTCGTTGTTGATTATTCCGAGATCGTATTCTTGGTGAGTATTCAGTGCTTGTAAAAGACCTGTGAACAGAACATGTTGTGCCTTGTATTTCATTGCAAACGTGTTGATTTTCTTCATCTGTGTTTGTAGTTGCTGTATATGTACGGATCGATTTAATGTTGTAGGtgttgaatattttatttgttacattatctatatgttgtatttgttattaattagTGCTTGGTTTTGTGTATGTTTGTGGATTTCTATGTAATATGAGTGAACTGTAATTTTAGAAactaatacaatattattatttttaaaatgcaatacaacgCTACTGTACTTCAAAGAGTGCATGGGACTAGCAGTTGAGGTCTCTGTAGTCGGTGCTTTCCTTCGAGGCTTGTTGAGATGCAGTGTGGTGCAGATCAGGACGCAGTGTTGCTGTGTATTAATGCAGTGCAAGCACTTGCATGTCCATTCATCAGAAACACATTGCAGAACACTTGCTTTCACCCTGCTCTGCTTGTTTAACAGATAGCAGATGCAGTAACTGCTGTGGCATTGTACTTGGTAGTCCAGGACTATAACAAAACGGTGGTAAGTACAGCATTTTAATTAGCTCTCATGTGGCGAGGGGGGCGGGGTGGTGtgcctcctgctgctgctgaatATTAGTCAGTGTCATTTAAAATAACGATTTTCTGTGCATAGTTGCTTGGGACATTCATTCAGCACAAGAAAAAGCCTTTCAAGATCTCACTTCCTGGACGAATATGGCTAACagtctgcattgtttttatttttctctttattttcatTTGGTTTTCAGTTCAGAAAACAGAAGTATGCTTTGGAAGCCGATCGCTACCCCCACGATGTCGTCGAGCTCATCAGAACACCCAAGGAAATGTTTTACATTCCTCTCAAAGTAGCGCTGTTGTAAGTGCAGGACCATGTGGGGTTCCTGCTGACCCCATAAAACCCACTTgtctatttgtttattaatttttcatTGGAAGAAGTCGTGGGGTTGAAAGTCTTGGCAGAGATGGGATACACAGTGTGTATGCTGCTAGGACTGCCATAAGCTAACAGTCACTGTGTCTTTGATTCATTTATGCCAATGCATTTGCCCCAGTTGGGGTACTACAGCGGATGCTTAATACCCTTAAAGATGAGCAGCTGTATCTGTAGCAGAGACCACCTGCTCACCTGTTGATTTGACTCCCCCTTggtttctctctccctctctttcagCTATTTACTGAACCCCTTCACTGTTCTGTCATGTGTGGCGAAGTCAACTTGTGGTCTTAACAATGCCATCATTGCACTCTTCATGCTAGCTACAgtaaaaggtattttattgtgATCTGACCTGGGCTTTTGATGACATGCAGTGCTGGGGTGTAATATGTGGCTTCTGATTTGCACTGTTGCTGATGAAtccttctgtttgtttgtttgctacacTAAAGGCAGCGCCTTCCTCAGTGCGGTATTCCTGTCCTTGGCTACGTACCAGTCGCTCTACCCTCTCACTCTCTTTGCACCAGCGTTGCTCTTCCTGCTGCAGGTAAGCTGGAGAGATTCATGCTATCCAGCTGGTCACTGGCACCAGTGCTCTGGCCAGCTGTCAATTCTCTCTACCTCCAGTCTGCTCTTCTGTAGATTAACAAAAAGCACTTCACCACATGCTCCTGTAGCACATTCCCGCGTAAGCGCACTGTTGAATAGAGGTAGACATGCTTGTGTTTGTGGTAATCCGGTACGCTGGCTGTATTGTAGTTTACGGCAGGCAGTGTGAATTGCTGAATGCAAAGCTGTATTACCCACTGGGGTGGAGTGTTGCAGGTATGTGTCTCAGGCTCTTTACTGTGTGTTGCTGTTCCTCTCCAGCGGCTGTACATCCCAGTGAACGTGCGCAGCCCCAGTTTCTGGCTCTTCACCCTCCAGTTCGGGGTGATGTACCTGGGCAGCCTGCTGGTCATTACCTGCCTCTCCTTCTTCCTGCTCGGCTCCTGGGACTACATCCCTTCTGTGTACGGCTTCATGTAAGTAAGGAGTGCTGCTCCCCTAACAGTATGAGAAAACTCAAAGCCTGGCAGTCTTCTGATTGGTTTACAGAGGGATGCTGGGACGTGAGACCACTGCCTTCGTTCCCTTTAGTTAAGATCTGATAGAAGTGTATTAGAAAGGGATGGCTTTCATCAAGCTATGCCCCTCCAGCACTGTGGAATCACCCAGGATTGTATTAACCACCTATCCTGGGTTATCCCAGGATTGCGCTTTAAGAAGAAGTGGTCTGTGCAATCCGCAGGGATTCTCTGGTGCTCTCCAATGCTTTATAGTAATCCAGCTGGTAGCTGGATATCGCTTGATCAAATAACCGCTCTGTTACTTCAGTTCTTCAGTGCCTGTTATAAGCCTGCACTGTACTGGATTTTGTTGCGAGTGTCTCCTTCTGTTTGATCGCAGCCTGTCGGTTCCAGACCTGACCCCCAACATCGGTCTCTTCTGGTACTTCTTTGCAGAGATGTTTGAGCACTTCAGGCTCTTCTTCCTCTGTGTGTTCCAGATCAACGTCTTCTTTTACACCATCCCGCTGTCTGTCAAGTTAAAGTAAGCGCTTCCCCTTGTCAGCGGTCCTGCTGAGCTCTgcagtatttattaaatgtagcAATGGTAGTTTATTTGTGATATACACTTGTGTGCAGTTGTCAGAGGAGtaatgtggttgtttttttcaAGTGTAAACAGTATTTCTGCTGTGCCTAGTAATAAACATTGATAAATAGTGTCAGCAGCTGTCATTATAAACAGTCTGCTGTGTGCTAACCGCTGCTTTGTTTGTGTGGAGCTGTTCTGTATCAgcagtttcttttaaacaaaatgcttgtgatttatttttcatttttcaagcgtCCTGCTTCATTTCGCCGATTGGCTGTAAAAGGCTTTCCGAATTACTAGCAGCTATTCTTTTCTTCCAGGGAGCATCCCGTCTTCTTGATGTTCATGCAGATTGCAGTCATTTCCATATTCAAGTCCTACCCCACTGTGGGCGACATCTCTCTCTACATGGCCTTCCTCCCCATGTGGAGCCACCTGTACAGATGTGAGTCGTGATCATCAGGAAGCACGCCTTGTTGAGAGATTTTAAACAGAGTTTGTCGCACCGGAGAAAGTGCCTGGAACTCGTCAAGGCAATGCAGTGTTTGTATGACAGTTTAAACAAAGGAATGAAAAAATTAGCATCCCAGTGTGGGTGGTGAGTTAGAACATAGCCACAAAACTGAAGAATCCACCATGAAGATAGCATGTTTGCATTACAGTATGTGAAAATGTCTGCCTAGCCTAACTGGCTAAGGAGTAGCTCCAATAATTGTGTGGCATGCATGCATGCAGGCAGCTTGTGTGTGGAAGctgcatttttttccttttgaaactTGCGTTTGCACATGTGGATGTAGGTCAGGGTGATGAGCTGGCTCTGGTTTTGTGATCACGCCCGCGGCGGTGAAGGTTTTTCATTGTTTCTCTTGCTTTTTCTCTGTTCAGTCCTGCGGAATATCTTTGTGGTGTCCTGTGTGCTGATCGCCTGCTCGGTGCTGTTTCCAGTCCTCTGGCACCTCTGGATCTACGCTGGCAGTGCCAACTCCAACTTCTACTACGCCATCACCCTGGTCTTCAATGTGGGGCAGGTGGGTTCGGCCATGTGGCCTCTGCAAGCAGTCTGCCGTCCCAGTGCTGTGCATTAGATACACATGGGCTGTGTGAATTGCCTTGTGCTGGAGGAACACAGAACCTGATTTATCAGCAATATTGGAGATGAGATGTTTAAACGAAATGTTTAGCTTACCCAGTCTAGGGAGGGGTGATTTGGGGCCAGGGTAGGCTTCCCTTTGTTCTGTTACGTTGAGCGAAAGAAAGTGACTTGCTTGAAAGTGTACTGGTTGTACTGTAAATCGTTTTGACCTGGGATTGACACTTGGCAGAGCCCGGACGTTGTATTCATCGACTGGGTTTGCTGTTTAATAATTCATAGCCACTGACTCCTGGACAGAAGTATTCAAAACAAGCAGGGTACTCTGACAAGCACATGTCTCATTGCTCCTGGGTACAGCTGATGATAGATGCTGTTGAACACTATCAGTTGCTGTTAGTGTGGTGGCTGGGTTTTGTttcttgtgtatgtgtgtttatctGTATGCATATACAGGGTGGGGTTGACAGACTAGGTGATGGGGGTGTTTGTCCTGGAGGCTGATTCCCCACCACACTTGAACATCAGATCCACAGATACCTGCCAGTGTTCCCTTCCCATGAGAGGAGGAGCCTGCTGGAGTGGTGGACCTgctcggtttttattttttgcagtgcaCTAACCttggattagttttttttttttttgtcaagggaagcctctctctctctcactcattgTTTGCTAGGTACAGTATTGCCCAGCGTGTTGCCTTTGCTCTCTGCCTTGCTTCTTGCTTTCTCTGTGGACCCTCTCTCAGCCCCTGTCctcgcctctcctctctctctgcagatcCTGCTGGTGTCAGATTACTTCTACGCCTATCTGCGCCGGGAACACCACCTGACACACGGACTGTACTTGAGGAAGAAGGATGGCACCGAGGCCACTCTGATTCTGAAATAACCCTCTGCGCACACCGGGGAGACGCACATTCTTCagctccttttttatttatttgttttttttttttttaattgaggttTAAAGATTTTGATTTTTGTGCATGGAAATGAAATATCAATGTCAAAACAAGCCAATTGCTGAGTGATGCTGAAGAGCTGATCTGTTCATTTCCAGGTGGACAGTATTCAAAACAAAGCTGTGCTGTGGGACCTCTCTGGGGCTGATGGGTTGGGACAGGgggcattttgtttgtttactccTTTTGTTTTCACTTCTGCTTTCTTGAGTTAAAACCTTGCGCTCCCCCAGACAGGATAACACAGCTCTGTATCATAAGAACTGACTCATACGATCATTCAAGCTTCAGCACTCCATAAAGAGCTGCTGTAATATTAGCTTCAACCAGCAGGTGTTGCCAAAGATGAATGTGTAGGTGGATGCAGTGGGTAAGGAATACTGAAAGCTTTCACTGAGAAGCACAGATCTAGAATTCAAGGAGGATTTGTTCTATTGGTTTATTTTCCTGAGCTGTAAAAGATCTGAAAAAGTAAATTTGGTTAGGGTTAATTAaatacgttttattattattattacagtactatTTTTTTCCTACGGCATGGAGAAGAATCCTAAGCTTGTACAGAATGTAAAGTCTAAAATGCTTCTGGTTTTAGATATTGAGGATTTTTGCACCACGGTTCTATAATGTTCACAGCTTAGAACTGTTAGTTCTTAGTTCTGTTTTACACTGAACGCATTTTGCTGCAATCCCTCTTCTGTAAATTAAAGTACAGACATCTGGGCTGGATTGCACAATCGGTTGGCATTGGACCATTTTGTAGCTGGATGCAAGACAAGAAGATGTTCTCATCCCTGGCTGAGCCAAACAGGCAGGAGCTCTGTACACCATAAACATATTGGTTCAGTGCCCTAGAGAACAAGGACTCTGTGTACATTACTGTCCAGGTTCTGAATCATTGCTGTTTATGGTGTTCTGAAGCATGTAGCGTGGCCCAAGGCATTGCAGGTTCCACGAATCCTCAAACAAACCTGTTCATCGAGCCGGCTGATTGGATTATTTAAACTCTCGCTGTTTGGAACCGGGATCAGTTGTTGTTCATATGTATGGACTCTCTTTGTCCCTCCATTGTTCTCCATTTCGGTACAAAGGTCTACtggtttttaaatctttatatattCAGGACTTTgagatatgaaaaaaataaataaataaaactaaatacaaaataaaattgaatgtAGTGTTCTATTGATTTcttcccattttgaaaataagtattttagcCCTACTGCATGACAATGAAAATTACAATCTTACTCCTCATAGTCCTTTTGTTTTATGAGTTCTGTTATTCCTCCTTAGCTATAGCGGCTTGCATATGTGCCATTCAGTGCCTGTGAGAAGTGTGTTCATCAGAAATTGGCCAGTATTTTAACATATTTCGCCCCTGTATAGCACCTTAATATGCAAAGCAGAAGATCTAGTAGGACGTGTTCCCTAATTCTAATCGGTATACGCGTCACACGTAGCCCCCTTGTCCTGACTTTGCTGCAGTCTATCCCTCAATCAGTGCTTTGAGTTTAACGGCTGGCTGAATTACCTGGCCAATCAGCAGGTTCCTCCTCAAGGGTGCTCCCCTGTGCAAGTACCAGTACTGTTTTGTCACTTGCAATCTTCAGATTGGCCTGGTCTGTTCGAAATGAAACGGTAATTTGCAAGGATTGAGTCTGCTGTGTTATTTTGCACTAATAGATTACAATGTAATGCTTTCTCAGCTGCTTTTGCAGTTCTCCTAGTTATACTGAAGTATTATTGGCAGAGGCTTCAGCTCCGCTTTGTTCTGAGATGGGTGAATACAGGGCACACTTTTTAATGTTTGAATTGGTAAACCTTTTTTTACAACCATTAGAGGTTAAGATTAGGAATTTAGCAGTTAGTTTGGCAAGGCTTTACAGATGGACATATGGGTTAAAGAAAGCACCACACATTGAATTGGCCTAAGAAAAGGGA includes these proteins:
- the LOC121297853 gene encoding phosphatidylinositol glycan anchor biosynthesis class U protein-like gives rise to the protein MAAPLVLVLILAATVRAVLFRSSLAGLIAERVEVVSPLNAWKRVVEGLSLLDLGVSPYSGDVFHETPLIIYLFHFVVDYSEIVFLIADAVTAVALYLVVQDYNKTVFRKQKYALEADRYPHDVVELIRTPKEMFYIPLKVALFYLLNPFTVLSCVAKSTCGLNNAIIALFMLATVKGSAFLSAVFLSLATYQSLYPLTLFAPALLFLLQRLYIPVNVRSPSFWLFTLQFGVMYLGSLLVITCLSFFLLGSWDYIPSVYGFILSVPDLTPNIGLFWYFFAEMFEHFRLFFLCVFQINVFFYTIPLSVKLKEHPVFLMFMQIAVISIFKSYPTVGDISLYMAFLPMWSHLYRFLRNIFVVSCVLIACSVLFPVLWHLWIYAGSANSNFYYAITLVFNVGQILLVSDYFYAYLRREHHLTHGLYLRKKDGTEATLILK